ACGGGGTGGCCTTCCCGATCCACCACATCCATGCGCCGGGCGATGTAAACGCTTATCCAGCACGATACAACACCCAGAATCAGCAGCAACGGCGTGTAGTGCCCCGAAAGCAGCACCCATACCGCAAACAGGATGAGGAACAGGCTCAGCGATCGCATCATTCTGTGGCTTCTTCCGGGGTTTGATCGATCAGGCGAGAATTCACCGTTTTATTACGTTTATCGTTGGTATTTGATGTACAGGATGCGACGCAGAGGCGCCATAGTAACAGAGGCCAAGGAGGATGATGAAGCGCGTTCTCACGGTCCAGTTGGGAGACGAGTGGGGCGCGGCGGTTTCCTCGAACGCCCCATTCCGAAGTGCCGGTTCTTGCTGCGATCCTCAACCAGGTTGCAAACGCTGCGCTTGGTTGGGCACGGTTTCGCGAAAGAGCGGGGGAAATCTGATCATCGCCTTCGCACCGAGGGAACTCAAATGGGGCGTCCTGCGGGTTGGCCCCAGAGGCATGCCTGCGGTGTTCCCGGCTAGCCAATAGTTGTTGCTGTTGGCTGCGCATTCGGGCCTACCCAGTGTGTCTCCGGGGTACAACACAGCACGCGGGGGATTTTGAAATAGGTTCCAGTAACTTAGGTATTCGCCATTTCCCCGAACGAGCCCGCCTTGTGGCTGCGCTATCGGTCAGCCTACCACCTAGGGGATACGGCGATATCTCGATATACCCCTTGGATGACAGGGATATCTCGTGGCAGGATGCTGTCATCTTTGGCAGTACACCCCGCTACAAAAGGAGTTGGGGGCCATGGCGAACGACGACAGGACCGGAGGTTTACCCTCCTATCAGCAAATCATCGATATTCTTCCGGGGCCGTTTGTTGTCATCGACCGCGATTATCGCATCGTAGCGGCCAACGCCAGTTATCGACAGCGCTACGCGGTAACCGCGGACGAGGTTATCAATCGCCATTGTTACGAAGTTTCCCATGATTCCACCGTCCCGTGCAGCCTGCACGGCGAGCATTGTCCGGTTGAGCATGTTTTCGGCAAGCGCGAGTCGGTGCAGATGATCCATATTCACTACGACCGCGATCGTCACCCGGAACAGGTGCGTATTCAGGCCACACCTTTGATGGATGAGCAGGGTGAGGTGCTGTTCATGGGCGAATACCTCGATCCGATTCCCGTTGTTCAAGAGGATGGCACGAAGCTGCTGATCGGCCGCAGCCGCGCGCTGCTGCGCCTGACCAGTCTTATGCAGCGGGTGGCGCCAACTCAGACAACTGTTTTGCTGCTTGGCGAAAGCGGTGTCGGCAAGGAGTGTGCGGCAGAGTATCTGCACCAGTTTTCCAATCGCTCTGCCGGGCCATTCGTGATCGTCGATTGTGGCACGCTCGGCGAAAATCTGATGGAGAGTGAACTCTTCGGTCACGAGCGGGGGGCGTTTACCGGCGCCACATTGCGGAAGAAGGGGCTGTTCGAGGTCGCCGACGGCGGAACGTTGTTTATCGACGAGGTGTGTGAACTGCCGCTGGCCTTGCAAACCAAACTGTTGCGGGTGCTGGAGACAGGCTGCATCCGGCGTATCGGCGGGACTGAATACATTCAAGTGGATGTGCGGGTGATCGCCGCCACCAACCGGGACATCGAGTCAATGGTGGCTCGGGGTGATTTTCGCAGGGATCTCTACTACCGACTTTCGGCGTTCCCGGTGGAGATACCGGCGCTGCGCGAGCACAAGGATGATATTCCAGCCATCGCCGAATATTTCCTCACGCGCATCGAGGGAGGTGATCGCCACCTGCCGCTCTCGCCCGAGGTGATCGAAAAGCTGCTTGATCACGAGTATCCGGGTAACGTGCGCGAGTTGAGAAATGTCATTGAACGAGCGGCCATCCTGGCGAGCACTAGTACGCTGCGGCCCGAGCATCTCGTCATGAACGGGGGGCCGGCACCTGGACCGGCTGATGATGGTCCGGTCGCTACCGATATGCGCCTGATCACACGCAATCGACGCCTCAACCAACGGGATGTGCTCAACGCCTTGCGTGAGTGCGGCGGGCATCGGGGCAGCGCCGCCTCCCGGCTGGGTGTCAGCGAACGCACCCTGTATCGCTATTTGAAAAAGATGCGGGTAACCAACGCCGATTACCCGTCAGCCTAGCTGGACCCCCCCGCTCAGTCGCGAAATCGCTTCGTCAGATCGCTGTAGGCGTCCACCCTGCGATCACGCAGGAAAGGCCAGGCACGTCTGACTGCCTCGCTGCGGTTCAGATCGAGCACCACGGTTATGACACGCTCCTGGTCGATCGGCGCGCTCGACAGCAGTTCGCCCTGTGGTCCCGCTACGAAACTGCTGCCCCAAAACTGTATGCCGTGGTCG
This portion of the Pseudomonadota bacterium genome encodes:
- a CDS encoding PAS domain-containing protein, encoding MANDDRTGGLPSYQQIIDILPGPFVVIDRDYRIVAANASYRQRYAVTADEVINRHCYEVSHDSTVPCSLHGEHCPVEHVFGKRESVQMIHIHYDRDRHPEQVRIQATPLMDEQGEVLFMGEYLDPIPVVQEDGTKLLIGRSRALLRLTSLMQRVAPTQTTVLLLGESGVGKECAAEYLHQFSNRSAGPFVIVDCGTLGENLMESELFGHERGAFTGATLRKKGLFEVADGGTLFIDEVCELPLALQTKLLRVLETGCIRRIGGTEYIQVDVRVIAATNRDIESMVARGDFRRDLYYRLSAFPVEIPALREHKDDIPAIAEYFLTRIEGGDRHLPLSPEVIEKLLDHEYPGNVRELRNVIERAAILASTSTLRPEHLVMNGGPAPGPADDGPVATDMRLITRNRRLNQRDVLNALRECGGHRGSAASRLGVSERTLYRYLKKMRVTNADYPSA